In Desulfosporosinus youngiae DSM 17734, the genomic stretch AATGTCAAGACGGGCGGAGTCGTAGAGCGGAAGTTTAATGCCGGAGAAAAAGTTGAAAAAGCGCATGTAGAACGCCGTGAGATGGACTATCTCTATAAAGATGGAGAACACTTTGTTGTCATGGATAAGGAAACCTATGAGCAAACCTCCTTGACAGATGCACAAATCGGAGACGGTGTTAAGTGGCTGAAAGAAAACATGACCTTAGGGGTACTTTTCTTTGGTACACAGGTTATTGGAGTTGACCTGCCCAATTCTGTCCAGCTCACGGTTGCAGCTACTGAACCAGGGGTCAAAGGAGATACAGCTACCGGCGGTACAAAACCAGCGACTCTGGAGACCGGTGCTGTAGTGCAAGTTCCCTTCTTTGTCAATGAGGGAGACCTTCTTATTATTGATACCAGAACAGGAAACTATGTTCAACGGGCTTAGGTTGCCGGAAGGCAGAAATCTCTAAGAAGCCTGAGCTTTAGACTGGGACTCA encodes the following:
- the efp gene encoding elongation factor P, producing the protein MISTNDFKTGLTIEIDGDVFSVVEFQHVKPGKGAAFVRTKLKNVKTGGVVERKFNAGEKVEKAHVERREMDYLYKDGEHFVVMDKETYEQTSLTDAQIGDGVKWLKENMTLGVLFFGTQVIGVDLPNSVQLTVAATEPGVKGDTATGGTKPATLETGAVVQVPFFVNEGDLLIIDTRTGNYVQRA